The genomic window TATTGTCGCGGTGCCGCCGGGTGAGGCCCCGCTGTGGGTGAGGGAGGCGTGGGTAGGCCTGGAATTGCCGCTTGTTCGTTATCTGTCTTCCAGAAAATTCCTCTGTGCCGGAGTGCTGTCAGGGTCCCGGTCGCGCTTTGGGTGGCTTTGGGATTTGCTGCGGGGCCGCACGGAAACAATCACCGGATACATGATCGACGCTGCTCTGGCGGTGGATATTCTGTGCGCCTCAAGTCCGGCAGCGGCCGCTTGGTGGAGAGAGAACACGCCGGACTTGTTGGCGCCCAAGCGTTGCTTCATCTTCCATGCGGACGTTTGCCGGATGCTGCCGGAAGGTTCCATATAGTCAGCAAAATGGCCCGCTCCGTATCGCTACGGGGCGGGCCATTAAGGTGACCAGATGTGATGCCTACAGCGTCACCACCTGTCCGGCCCTTACCGACTGTGCCGCAGCCTCCGCCAACTCCAGGGCGCCAACCCCATCAGCATAGGTAATCGCCGGAGAGACCTTGCCCGACAGGATGTCGGCGAAATGGTCCATTTCCAAGCGGTAGGCGGCGGCGTAGCGGTCCAGGAAGAAGTTCTGCAACCGGTCGGTGGCTGCACCCTCCGCTCCCCACACGGATACGGTGCTTTCCAGCACATTGTCGGCCTTGACCATGCCCTTGGACCCGAATGCCTCGATCCGCTGGTCATAGCCGTAACCGCTGCGCCGGCTGTTGGAGATGACGCAGAGCTTGCCGCTGCCGGTACGCAGCAGGATCTTGGCCGTGTCGACGTCCCCGGCCTCCCCGATCGCGGGATCGACCAGACAAGAAGCGGCGGCATAGACCTGGGTCACCGGCTCGGAAAGCAGCCAGCGGGCCATGTCGAAATCATGGATGCTCATGTCCTTGAAGATGCCGCCCGATACCTTGATGTAGGAAACCGGCGGCGGGGCCGGATCGTGGCTGGTGATCTGCACCGTCTCCAGTGCTCCCACCGCGCCGCTGTCCAGCCGCGCCTTCAGCGCCTGGAAATGCGGATCGAACCGACGGTTGAAGCCCAGGAACAGCCGGGCACCGGCCAGGCTGGCGGATGCCGACCGGGCGCGTTCCAGGTCCTGATCGATCGGCTTTTCGCAGAATACCGCCTTGCCGGCGGCAACCGCGCGGCAGGAA from Niveispirillum cyanobacteriorum includes these protein-coding regions:
- the iolG gene encoding inositol 2-dehydrogenase, yielding MHDIAILGAGRIGRIHATNAARHPGLRLKYIVDPVATAAAALASETGAQVADLETALADPSVAGVIIASSTDTHLDYSCRAVAAGKAVFCEKPIDQDLERARSASASLAGARLFLGFNRRFDPHFQALKARLDSGAVGALETVQITSHDPAPPPVSYIKVSGGIFKDMSIHDFDMARWLLSEPVTQVYAAASCLVDPAIGEAGDVDTAKILLRTGSGKLCVISNSRRSGYGYDQRIEAFGSKGMVKADNVLESTVSVWGAEGAATDRLQNFFLDRYAAAYRLEMDHFADILSGKVSPAITYADGVGALELAEAAAQSVRAGQVVTL